One Aerosakkonema funiforme FACHB-1375 genomic window carries:
- a CDS encoding DUF1257 domain-containing protein — MSHFSQIKTQIRNLASLQAALTDLGIDWKEGPCPVRGYRGQTINAEIAIEQDNGYDIGFSWNGNEYELVADLQFWQQASSVDRFLSKVTQRYAFQTVLNETAKQGFQVAEQQQNEDGSIRLVVQRWRG; from the coding sequence ATGTCACACTTTAGCCAAATCAAAACTCAAATCCGCAATCTTGCTTCCTTACAAGCTGCTTTGACAGATTTAGGGATTGACTGGAAAGAAGGCCCTTGCCCAGTGCGCGGTTATCGGGGTCAAACAATAAATGCGGAAATTGCGATCGAGCAAGATAACGGTTACGACATCGGTTTTAGCTGGAATGGCAACGAGTACGAATTGGTGGCTGACTTGCAGTTTTGGCAGCAAGCATCGTCTGTAGATAGATTCCTGAGCAAAGTGACTCAGCGTTATGCTTTCCAAACTGTATTGAACGAAACTGCTAAGCAAGGTTTTCAGGTTGCCGAACAACAACAAAATGAAGATGGTTCGATCCGGCTGGTAGTGCAACGTTGGAGGGGCTGA
- a CDS encoding CHAT domain-containing protein, producing MAQLREGMTSAIAFSDEYICLASFVSSLWSVTDLSTVFLMIKLYENLQKQISVPIALNQAQIWLRDVSKKEFLQWTNRLNLGNNWIEEIQAKLKVFNLDEAPFAHPVYWAAFCAIGQ from the coding sequence ATGGCCCAACTTAGGGAGGGGATGACAAGTGCGATCGCATTCTCTGATGAGTATATCTGCTTAGCCAGCTTCGTCAGTAGCCTGTGGAGTGTAACCGATTTGTCAACCGTATTTTTAATGATTAAGTTGTATGAAAATTTGCAAAAACAGATCTCCGTACCGATCGCCCTCAACCAAGCCCAAATCTGGCTGCGCGATGTCAGCAAGAAAGAATTTTTACAGTGGACTAATCGCCTCAATTTAGGTAACAATTGGATAGAGGAAATCCAAGCTAAACTGAAAGTGTTCAACTTGGATGAAGCACCTTTCGCCCATCCCGTTTACTGGGCTGCTTTCTGTGCCATTGGGCAATAA
- a CDS encoding lasso peptide biosynthesis B2 protein produces MSAISSWQKLRKLSKAELTLLVWTIVLLPLTALSVKFFGFRRIYCAIAKLNRGNRYLSPMVEKSEERNESKCLTKAHTIARIVGIASQHGFYRANCLQKSLVIWWLLRREGIETDLRIGVRKREEKLEAHAWVEYLGVVLNDRNDIYEQFAPFASAISPMGAKVP; encoded by the coding sequence ATGTCAGCAATCAGTAGTTGGCAGAAGTTACGGAAACTATCTAAGGCAGAGCTAACGCTACTGGTTTGGACGATAGTGCTGCTGCCCCTGACGGCTTTGTCTGTAAAGTTTTTTGGCTTCCGACGTATATATTGTGCAATCGCTAAGCTTAATAGGGGTAACAGGTATTTATCGCCGATGGTGGAGAAAAGCGAAGAGCGAAATGAGAGCAAATGCCTAACTAAGGCTCATACGATCGCTCGGATAGTCGGTATAGCTAGCCAGCACGGTTTCTATCGCGCCAACTGCTTGCAAAAGTCTTTAGTTATCTGGTGGTTACTCCGACGTGAAGGTATAGAAACTGACCTGCGTATAGGTGTACGCAAACGGGAGGAAAAGTTGGAGGCTCACGCTTGGGTAGAGTATCTTGGTGTTGTGCTAAACGATCGCAATGACATTTATGAGCAATTTGCGCCTTTTGCCAGTGCTATCTCGCCAATGGGAGCAAAAGTACCATGA
- a CDS encoding 50S ribosomal protein L11 methyltransferase has protein sequence MYSISGFGSMIADKGRMDAYVKALRQSVKPDSTVLDIGTGTGIFALLACQFGAKKVYAIEPSDAIQVAREIAAANGYADRIEFIQKLSTEVNLPQLADVIISDIRGILPLFQQHIPAIVDARKRLLSPDGILIPQCDTLWAAVVEVPHLYSRIVSAWDDNAYGLDMKAARQIVTNIWSKGRVAPAQLLTTPQSWATLDYSTIESSDVSAQINWDVARSGRAHGLSVWFDATLAEGIGFSNAPGMPELIYGIAFFPWTKPVFLELGERVSVSLQANLVGDNYIWRWHTCVLNNSGNIKTKFQQSTFFAMPLPPAELRKGSANYVATLNEEGEIDRLILELMSSGKELGDIARQVQAQFPDYFANWQSALTRVGDLSKKYSK, from the coding sequence ATGTATAGCATTTCCGGATTTGGTAGCATGATTGCTGACAAAGGGCGAATGGATGCCTACGTCAAAGCACTGCGCCAATCTGTAAAACCTGACTCAACGGTACTGGATATCGGTACTGGTACGGGAATTTTTGCCTTGCTTGCCTGTCAATTTGGAGCTAAAAAGGTTTATGCGATCGAGCCGAGCGATGCTATCCAAGTGGCGCGAGAAATTGCGGCAGCCAATGGATATGCTGACCGGATTGAGTTTATCCAAAAGCTATCAACTGAGGTGAATTTACCGCAATTAGCTGATGTAATTATATCAGATATACGCGGCATATTGCCACTTTTTCAGCAGCATATTCCCGCGATTGTTGATGCTAGAAAACGTTTGCTTTCTCCGGATGGCATACTCATTCCTCAATGCGATACTTTGTGGGCAGCAGTAGTGGAAGTACCACATTTATACAGTCGCATTGTATCTGCTTGGGATGATAACGCTTATGGACTTGATATGAAGGCGGCAAGGCAAATTGTAACTAATATTTGGAGTAAAGGTCGGGTAGCACCCGCACAACTTTTAACTACTCCACAATCTTGGGCGACTTTGGATTATTCTACAATAGAAAGTTCCGATGTTAGCGCCCAAATAAATTGGGATGTGGCAAGAAGTGGAAGGGCTCACGGGTTAAGTGTTTGGTTTGATGCTACTCTGGCAGAAGGGATAGGCTTTTCTAATGCACCAGGAATGCCGGAACTTATCTACGGTATTGCTTTCTTTCCGTGGACAAAACCAGTTTTTTTAGAACTTGGCGAGCGAGTTTCTGTTAGTTTACAAGCTAATTTAGTTGGCGATAATTATATTTGGCGTTGGCATACTTGTGTGCTAAATAATTCAGGAAATATCAAGACTAAATTTCAGCAATCTACATTTTTTGCTATGCCGCTACCGCCAGCAGAATTGCGTAAAGGATCTGCTAATTATGTCGCGACTCTAAATGAGGAGGGAGAAATCGATCGCCTAATTCTGGAATTGATGAGTAGCGGTAAGGAGTTGGGCGATATTGCGCGTCAAGTACAAGCGCAATTTCCCGATTATTTTGCTAATTGGCAATCAGCTTTGACGCGGGTGGGGGATTTATCGAAAAAATATAGTAAATAG
- a CDS encoding phosphoenolpyruvate carboxykinase (ATP) → MLFYSVYGLQLHSNGPIPGLVPLQITSEVDVRVWLSCVPPWWEDIPEVLHRVSYVSPYQDECGQPILRVWKIDDRYFRLLYCDRTEFIVDRSGTEIWATWPDNLSLEDTATYLLGPILGFLLRLRGVVCLHASSVQVGDKCIAIVGPAGAGKSTTVAAFAKAGFPILSDDVLPLLARHNSYLVQSAYPRVRLWPKSVEILYGMPDALPCLTPNWDKRYLDLTQAGYEFRHQSLPLGAIYMLGDRITSSAAPFIETVPAHTGLITLVANTYASNLIDKSMRGQEFDLLSRVVTNVPLRRVTPHADPVYLSKLCDLILEDFERLANN, encoded by the coding sequence GTGCTTTTTTATTCTGTCTATGGCCTACAACTGCATTCCAATGGGCCGATTCCGGGGTTAGTGCCTTTGCAAATTACCTCTGAAGTAGATGTTCGGGTTTGGTTGTCTTGTGTGCCGCCTTGGTGGGAAGATATTCCAGAAGTACTGCATAGAGTTTCTTATGTCAGTCCTTACCAAGACGAATGCGGTCAGCCGATATTGAGGGTGTGGAAAATTGACGATCGCTATTTCCGGCTTTTATACTGCGATCGCACCGAATTCATCGTTGACCGATCGGGCACGGAAATTTGGGCAACTTGGCCGGATAATTTAAGCTTGGAAGATACCGCTACCTACCTGCTAGGGCCGATATTAGGATTTTTGTTGCGTTTGCGGGGTGTGGTTTGTCTGCACGCCAGCAGTGTCCAAGTTGGCGACAAATGTATTGCTATTGTTGGCCCAGCAGGTGCGGGTAAATCCACAACAGTAGCTGCTTTTGCTAAAGCTGGGTTTCCGATTTTATCAGATGATGTGTTACCGCTTTTGGCGCGGCATAATAGTTATCTAGTACAATCGGCTTATCCGCGAGTGCGCCTGTGGCCTAAATCGGTAGAGATTTTATACGGTATGCCGGATGCCTTGCCGTGCTTGACACCGAACTGGGATAAACGTTATCTGGATTTAACTCAAGCAGGTTATGAATTTCGGCATCAATCGCTACCGTTAGGTGCTATTTATATGTTAGGCGATCGCATTACTTCTTCGGCTGCACCCTTTATTGAAACAGTGCCTGCCCATACTGGTTTAATTACCTTAGTGGCAAACACATACGCAAGCAATTTAATAGATAAATCAATGCGCGGTCAAGAATTTGACTTGTTGAGTCGAGTTGTAACTAACGTTCCTTTGCGGCGAGTTACGCCTCACGCAGATCCAGTCTATCTCTCAAAGCTCTGCGATCTGATTTTAGAGGATTTCGAGAGATTGGCTAATAACTAA
- a CDS encoding ferredoxin: protein MSDFSGPRGDDATDFCLAVGDKNSTVKTTDSTRSGFEPELGGVFRDEPERSGFEPELGGVLRQKGVYVDEITCIGCKHCAHVARNTFYIEPDYGRSRVVRQDGDSEELIQEAIDTCPVDCIHWVDYTELKKLEAEREEQVIPPVVGFPVDRALLTTKRRQQKRKPKRNSEGVGHRG, encoded by the coding sequence ATGTCCGACTTTTCTGGCCCACGAGGAGATGATGCCACCGATTTTTGTCTAGCAGTGGGAGACAAAAATTCCACAGTCAAGACGACAGATTCCACAAGGTCAGGTTTTGAACCGGAGCTGGGTGGTGTCTTTCGAGATGAGCCAGAGCGATCGGGCTTTGAGCCGGAACTGGGTGGTGTACTGCGTCAGAAAGGTGTTTATGTAGATGAAATTACTTGCATTGGCTGCAAGCATTGCGCTCATGTAGCCCGCAATACTTTCTACATAGAACCAGACTACGGTCGCTCTCGCGTCGTTCGGCAAGATGGCGACTCAGAAGAGCTGATCCAAGAAGCGATCGATACTTGTCCGGTCGATTGCATACACTGGGTAGACTATACAGAGTTGAAGAAACTGGAAGCAGAACGAGAGGAGCAAGTGATACCGCCTGTTGTGGGATTTCCGGTCGATCGCGCTCTCCTTACTACCAAACGCCGTCAGCAAAAGCGAAAGCCGAAGAGAAATTCAGAAGGCGTCGGGCATCGAGGCTAG
- a CDS encoding YiaA/YiaB family inner membrane protein, whose translation MPQPPIIPQKDTAAWIIQVWASFVLSVSATSVGIIYLPVDGWVKGYMGMGLLFSVGSTFTLAKTTRDNYEATKLTARIDEARVEKILSEHHPLK comes from the coding sequence ATGCCACAACCACCAATTATTCCACAAAAAGATACCGCCGCTTGGATTATTCAAGTTTGGGCTTCTTTTGTTCTTTCCGTCTCCGCAACTTCCGTCGGGATAATTTACCTACCTGTAGATGGCTGGGTAAAAGGTTATATGGGTATGGGTTTACTATTTTCAGTTGGCTCCACTTTTACTTTAGCCAAAACCACCAGAGATAATTATGAAGCAACAAAACTAACGGCTAGAATTGATGAAGCTAGAGTCGAAAAAATACTCAGCGAACACCATCCTCTTAAATAG
- a CDS encoding asparagine synthetase B family protein, with translation MSGIVGIVNLDGKPIDKQLLQQMTEFMNYRGPDDRNIWFDGHVGFGHTLLRTTSESAREQQPFCLNGQVWIVADARVDSRAELIQKFNGDIALETATDAELILHAYCHWGEDCLKHLLGDFAFAIWDSRRQRLFCARDHFGVKPFYYAPVGNCLIFGNTLNSLRIHPYVCDRLNDLAIADFLLFGDNQESDTTAFADIQRLPPAHYLTWSNLGLNIKRYWTLPLDGYIRYKRPEEYVEHFRELMGTTVSDRLRTNRVAVSMSGGMDSTTIAATACQLCNQDTFDLKAFTVVYDKLIPDEERYYSGLVAEALGIPIHYLVADDYTLFGKAEQPRSGYAEPSNVSVLPILADRLKQIAAHSRVLLDGNGGDPVFYSWGAYFYFAYLVKNWQLGRPLVDTIEYVVSHKRLPQPGVRSRVKRWLGIRPPVPAYPSWINTDFSAKWDLTGRWEQFYREKPLIHPVRPEAYQQLTSLSWSFLFERYDPGVTGLPVEVRYPFFDLRLVNYLLAIPPVPWCLHKELMRVAMRGILPESVRLRPKSPLAGDPISLLLKQAGSQWMDRFELAPVLTKYVKRNALPLVSGIKQDINEVWIDLRVLNLNYWLQHLQTFNYKSAKEENYAF, from the coding sequence ATGAGCGGTATCGTTGGGATAGTTAATTTGGACGGTAAGCCAATCGACAAGCAGTTGTTGCAGCAAATGACTGAATTCATGAACTATCGAGGGCCAGACGATCGCAATATCTGGTTTGACGGTCATGTAGGCTTCGGTCATACGCTGCTGCGAACAACATCAGAGTCTGCAAGAGAGCAACAACCTTTTTGCTTGAACGGTCAGGTTTGGATTGTAGCTGATGCGCGGGTAGATAGTAGAGCAGAACTGATTCAAAAGTTTAATGGCGATATCGCTCTTGAGACAGCTACGGATGCGGAACTTATCCTACACGCTTATTGCCATTGGGGAGAAGATTGCCTGAAACACTTGCTGGGAGATTTTGCTTTTGCGATCTGGGATTCTAGACGGCAACGCTTATTTTGTGCCAGAGACCATTTTGGCGTGAAACCGTTCTATTATGCTCCTGTGGGGAATTGTCTGATATTTGGCAATACGCTAAATAGTTTGAGAATTCACCCCTATGTCTGCGATCGGCTGAACGATCTAGCGATTGCAGATTTTCTGCTGTTTGGCGATAACCAAGAGTCAGATACAACTGCTTTTGCAGATATCCAACGTCTACCGCCAGCACATTATTTAACTTGGTCTAATCTTGGGTTAAATATCAAACGTTACTGGACACTACCACTAGATGGTTATATTCGATACAAACGACCGGAAGAATACGTCGAACATTTTAGAGAGTTGATGGGAACGACGGTTAGTGACAGACTGCGGACTAACCGAGTTGCTGTCTCGATGAGTGGGGGGATGGACTCTACAACCATAGCCGCCACTGCCTGCCAATTGTGTAATCAAGATACTTTTGATTTAAAAGCGTTCACTGTTGTCTATGATAAATTAATTCCAGATGAAGAACGTTACTATTCGGGATTAGTAGCAGAAGCTTTAGGTATTCCCATTCACTACCTAGTTGCAGACGACTATACTTTGTTTGGGAAAGCGGAACAGCCTCGATCTGGCTATGCCGAACCTAGTAATGTTTCTGTATTACCAATTTTGGCAGATCGATTAAAACAAATTGCAGCCCACAGTCGAGTTCTGTTAGATGGTAATGGTGGCGATCCAGTTTTTTATTCTTGGGGAGCTTACTTTTATTTTGCCTACCTGGTGAAAAACTGGCAATTAGGTCGTCCGCTCGTAGATACGATTGAGTATGTTGTCTCTCATAAACGCCTACCCCAACCGGGAGTGCGATCGAGGGTGAAGCGATGGTTGGGAATTCGTCCCCCGGTTCCTGCCTATCCCAGCTGGATAAACACTGATTTTTCCGCTAAATGGGATTTGACTGGGAGATGGGAACAGTTTTACCGCGAAAAACCGCTGATTCATCCTGTCCGTCCAGAGGCATATCAACAGCTTACCAGTTTGAGCTGGTCATTCTTGTTTGAAAGGTACGATCCGGGAGTAACGGGTCTGCCGGTAGAGGTACGATATCCCTTTTTCGATCTGCGTCTGGTAAATTACTTATTGGCAATTCCACCAGTACCTTGGTGCTTGCATAAAGAACTGATGCGGGTGGCAATGCGGGGAATTCTACCAGAGTCGGTGCGTCTGCGCCCCAAATCGCCACTAGCTGGCGATCCTATTAGCTTACTTTTAAAGCAAGCTGGTTCGCAGTGGATGGATCGGTTTGAGCTTGCACCAGTGCTGACCAAATATGTGAAGCGAAATGCTCTGCCGTTGGTTTCTGGAATAAAGCAGGATATTAATGAAGTATGGATAGATCTGCGTGTGTTGAATCTCAACTACTGGTTACAACATTTGCAGACATTTAATTACAAATCAGCAAAGGAGGAAAACTATGCGTTCTAA
- a CDS encoding PqqD family protein: MTISLNMRISIADDILFRELDGESVILNLKSERYFGLDETGTRMWIALSRYDLIQQAYEALLLEYDVAPEQLRTDLYRLIEQLLAHGLVNVSNQ, translated from the coding sequence TTGACGATTTCCTTGAATATGCGGATTTCGATCGCAGATGATATCTTGTTTCGAGAACTAGACGGCGAATCGGTTATTCTCAATCTTAAAAGCGAACGTTATTTTGGTTTGGATGAAACTGGCACTCGTATGTGGATAGCTCTGAGTAGATATGATTTGATACAGCAAGCTTACGAAGCTTTACTATTAGAATACGATGTAGCTCCGGAACAGCTACGTACCGACTTGTATCGCTTGATCGAGCAGCTACTAGCGCATGGATTGGTGAATGTCAGCAATCAGTAG
- a CDS encoding DUF2997 domain-containing protein, whose translation METLEFVIYPDGRVKEKVTGIVGYSCAEVTAAIEAQLGQVLSQEQTSEYFAAVLEQPATATAQATFSEW comes from the coding sequence ATGGAGACACTAGAGTTTGTAATTTATCCCGACGGTCGGGTAAAAGAAAAAGTTACTGGCATTGTGGGCTACTCGTGTGCTGAGGTGACGGCTGCGATCGAAGCTCAGCTCGGGCAAGTACTCAGCCAGGAGCAAACATCTGAATATTTCGCAGCAGTGCTGGAACAGCCTGCGACAGCGACAGCCCAAGCCACTTTTAGCGAGTGGTAA
- a CDS encoding nucleotidyltransferase domain-containing protein: MNYEKFLLFILRGRSNSEALQAAREIVSNNDINWQNLHKIIDAEALAPLLYHIVRGQDVVPTSVEEVWRKAYYHNACRNALMLRELGDVLQKLAVVGVDVMVIKGAALADMVYGDIAARSMSDVDLLIHPQDLPTTRQILANLGYKPAYVDMQTGFTEDFRNEQIFRKEGLVNIVIDLHWRLLAPVYYQRTFTTDWFWETSLPAKISLAPAFVLGCEAQVVYLCAHLMLHHGGKSLLWLHDIAAVIDFYKEQIDWEKIISKAKEYKLDLSVQQMLLRVADEWNAPIPAEVLEKLRALQPSRDEVRTYSWQHQTMALRLFADLAGTKDWRQGLRIAWDTLFPTREYMQQRYNIPHPFLVPLYYPYRWLRGMKRVPN, from the coding sequence ATGAACTATGAAAAATTTCTACTTTTTATTTTACGCGGACGCTCGAACTCGGAGGCATTACAGGCAGCACGAGAAATAGTTTCTAATAACGATATTAATTGGCAAAATTTGCATAAAATTATCGATGCTGAGGCTCTGGCACCCTTGCTTTATCATATTGTACGCGGACAAGATGTAGTTCCGACATCAGTAGAAGAAGTTTGGCGTAAAGCTTACTATCACAATGCTTGTCGTAATGCACTGATGTTGCGGGAATTGGGTGATGTGCTGCAAAAGCTGGCAGTTGTGGGAGTAGATGTTATGGTTATCAAAGGTGCGGCTTTAGCTGATATGGTTTATGGCGATATTGCAGCGCGATCGATGAGCGATGTCGATTTACTTATTCACCCGCAAGATTTGCCAACGACTAGACAAATTTTGGCGAATTTGGGCTACAAACCTGCCTATGTGGATATGCAGACTGGCTTTACGGAAGATTTCCGCAATGAACAGATTTTTCGTAAGGAGGGACTTGTAAATATTGTTATCGATTTGCACTGGCGGCTGCTCGCTCCTGTCTACTATCAACGCACGTTTACAACAGATTGGTTTTGGGAAACTTCTTTGCCTGCTAAGATTAGTTTAGCACCAGCGTTTGTGTTGGGTTGCGAAGCGCAAGTGGTTTATTTATGCGCTCATTTGATGTTACATCACGGTGGTAAAAGTTTGCTGTGGTTGCACGATATCGCTGCTGTTATAGATTTTTATAAAGAACAGATAGATTGGGAAAAAATCATTTCTAAGGCTAAAGAATATAAATTGGATTTGTCAGTACAACAAATGTTACTGCGCGTTGCTGATGAGTGGAATGCTCCTATTCCTGCGGAAGTTCTGGAAAAATTGCGTGCTTTGCAACCTTCACGCGATGAAGTACGGACTTATTCATGGCAACATCAAACTATGGCTTTGCGTTTGTTTGCTGATTTAGCAGGTACTAAAGATTGGCGTCAAGGTTTGCGTATTGCTTGGGATACTCTATTTCCAACTCGCGAATATATGCAGCAACGCTACAACATTCCTCACCCATTTCTCGTACCTTTATATTATCCCTATCGTTGGTTGCGAGGTATGAAGCGCGTACCGAATTAG
- a CDS encoding pentapeptide repeat-containing protein: MTVDEALAIAETVLDGEGLNDVQELIFKQCWSGRCSYEEIAKLSKYDDEYIKYVAAKLWKQLSDAFQEKVKKNNLQSVFKRYLRRNQITLHRTQEIEVNLNGANLTGATLNLASLSGTRLLFTNYFSEANSSQEDLEQALLSDRSTDSSEEIILSEEDRRKTDSNLEEKIYCWNDLHFYYEEQIKIAEALDRANILFFPNPKARLTTPEGRQNQEPNFLIFHQGKWGILELSHPDQPKAEERDRLFEIHGIRIIQYFDFNRCSQEPDRVVQEFLDILSQG; this comes from the coding sequence ATGACCGTTGATGAAGCTCTCGCGATCGCAGAAACTGTCCTCGATGGCGAAGGCTTAAACGACGTGCAAGAACTCATCTTTAAACAATGTTGGTCAGGCAGATGCTCTTATGAGGAAATTGCTAAACTCTCCAAGTATGATGATGAATATATAAAATACGTGGCTGCTAAACTTTGGAAACAACTCTCAGACGCTTTTCAGGAAAAAGTAAAAAAGAATAATTTACAGTCTGTTTTTAAACGATACTTGCGACGAAATCAAATAACTTTGCATCGAACTCAGGAAATAGAAGTAAACCTCAATGGTGCTAATCTGACGGGAGCAACATTAAATTTAGCAAGTTTAAGTGGAACAAGACTATTATTTACAAACTACTTTAGTGAAGCGAATTCATCTCAGGAAGATTTAGAACAAGCATTATTATCCGATCGTAGCACAGACTCTTCAGAAGAAATCATCCTATCTGAAGAAGATCGGCGGAAAACTGACTCTAACCTAGAAGAAAAAATCTATTGCTGGAATGATTTACATTTTTACTATGAAGAACAAATAAAAATAGCCGAAGCACTCGATCGGGCCAACATTCTCTTTTTCCCCAACCCCAAAGCACGCCTCACCACACCAGAAGGCAGACAAAATCAAGAACCCAACTTCCTAATTTTCCATCAAGGCAAATGGGGTATTCTGGAATTATCACATCCCGATCAACCAAAAGCTGAAGAACGCGATCGCCTTTTTGAAATTCACGGTATCCGCATCATCCAATATTTCGACTTTAACAGGTGTAGCCAAGAACCCGATCGCGTTGTCCAAGAGTTTCTGGATATTTTGAGTCAGGGATAG
- a CDS encoding ABC transporter ATP-binding protein → MKSLRHLKIKLKGGLSQLPYLLRSLMLVWAAAKKWTIVWAILLVVQGLLPVVTVYLTQQLIDNLVPALGAGANWEKVRSSLMLVALIGSIILLSQILGSLLNWVRTVQSELVRDYISNLIHEKSIAIDYAFYEIPEYYDRLHRARQDAYFRPVTLLENGGNLLQNSITLMAMAVVLTRFGIWLPLALLISTLPAFYVVVRYSNENYQWWLRTTADERRSWYYYWLLTEMQYAAELRLFGLGEHFKSAYRILRRKLRSERVQLARNESLANLGASAIALVLTAVALAWMVWQAILGRVTLGDLALFYQAFDRGQNVMRSLLGNLGQIYSNMLFLGNLFEFLELPPQTIDSPSARMTPTSLKRGICFDRVTFRYPGSQKAALQNFNLAIPAGKIVAIVGANGAGKSTLLKLLCRLYDPQEGNIKWDDVDLREFPIQHLRRLITVLFQQPVGYNASVAENIGFGDVTASASLSEIIDAARGAGAEEVIDRLPKGYHTLLGKLFESGTELSGGEWQRIALARAFLRQAPLIILDEPTSAMDSWAEADWMERFRQLALFRTAIIITHRFTIARRADIIHVMADGQIVESGSHDELLVLGKLYAQSWQAQINVNS, encoded by the coding sequence ATGAAAAGTTTGAGACATTTAAAGATTAAGTTAAAGGGTGGTTTGAGTCAGTTGCCTTATTTACTGCGAAGTCTGATGTTAGTGTGGGCAGCTGCTAAAAAGTGGACTATTGTGTGGGCAATACTGTTGGTAGTGCAGGGATTATTACCAGTAGTGACAGTTTACTTAACTCAGCAACTTATAGATAATTTGGTGCCAGCTTTAGGTGCGGGTGCTAACTGGGAAAAAGTGCGATCTTCCCTGATGTTAGTTGCCTTAATAGGCAGTATTATACTATTATCTCAGATACTTGGTAGTTTGTTAAACTGGGTTCGCACTGTTCAATCAGAATTAGTCAGAGATTATATATCTAATCTTATTCACGAAAAGTCGATCGCGATCGATTACGCTTTTTACGAAATACCAGAATATTACGATCGCTTGCATCGCGCCCGCCAAGATGCTTATTTTCGCCCGGTGACGTTACTGGAAAATGGTGGCAATTTGCTGCAAAATAGTATAACCCTGATGGCAATGGCAGTGGTGCTGACGCGCTTCGGTATTTGGTTACCTCTAGCGCTGCTAATCAGCACTCTGCCTGCCTTTTATGTTGTTGTGCGCTACAGCAACGAAAATTATCAATGGTGGCTGCGGACAACTGCTGACGAACGTCGCAGCTGGTATTATTATTGGCTGCTGACAGAAATGCAGTATGCGGCTGAATTGCGCTTGTTTGGCTTAGGAGAACATTTTAAATCTGCTTATCGGATTTTACGACGAAAGTTACGTTCGGAACGGGTGCAATTAGCTAGGAATGAGAGTTTGGCGAATTTGGGTGCAAGTGCGATCGCGCTAGTGCTTACCGCAGTTGCTCTCGCTTGGATGGTGTGGCAAGCTATTCTGGGCAGGGTAACGCTGGGCGATTTAGCTCTATTCTACCAGGCATTCGATCGCGGTCAGAATGTCATGCGAAGTCTTTTGGGAAATTTAGGCCAAATTTACAGCAATATGCTGTTTTTGGGCAACTTGTTCGAGTTTCTGGAATTACCACCGCAAACGATCGACTCTCCGTCAGCGCGAATGACACCCACAAGCTTGAAACGGGGAATCTGTTTCGATCGAGTTACCTTTCGCTATCCGGGTAGCCAAAAGGCAGCTTTGCAAAACTTCAATCTTGCTATTCCGGCTGGTAAAATTGTGGCGATCGTCGGTGCTAATGGTGCTGGTAAAAGTACGCTGCTGAAATTGCTATGTCGATTGTACGATCCGCAAGAGGGTAATATTAAATGGGATGATGTAGATTTGCGGGAATTTCCTATCCAACACCTGCGACGATTAATTACTGTTTTATTTCAACAACCAGTTGGCTACAATGCTAGCGTGGCTGAAAATATTGGTTTTGGTGATGTCACGGCGTCTGCTAGTTTGTCTGAAATTATCGATGCTGCGCGAGGGGCGGGTGCGGAGGAAGTTATCGATCGCTTGCCAAAAGGTTACCATACTTTGTTAGGCAAATTGTTTGAAAGTGGTACGGAACTCAGCGGCGGCGAATGGCAACGGATTGCCTTAGCGAGAGCTTTTCTGCGTCAGGCTCCTTTAATTATATTAGATGAGCCGACTAGCGCAATGGACTCCTGGGCTGAAGCAGATTGGATGGAAAGATTTCGGCAGTTGGCGCTCTTTCGGACAGCAATTATTATCACTCATCGCTTTACTATAGCCAGACGTGCTGACATTATTCACGTAATGGCAGACGGTCAAATTGTAGAATCAGGTAGCCACGATGAGTTATTAGTTCTGGGAAAACTGTATGCTCAATCATGGCAGGCACAAATCAATGTTAATAGCTAA